In the Aristaeella hokkaidonensis genome, AGATGCTGGAGAGCGGCCATTTTTTCTTCGGCGCGCATCCGGATCTTTTCAGGGCGGCCATCGATACCTGGAATGAGGACTGCGAGGAAACGGCGGAAAGGATCTGTGAGACGGCGGCACGGCTGAAAATGCCGCTGGAGATTAACGTCAGCGGATGGCTGAAGCAGGAGCAGGACGCGAACAAGCACGGTTATATTTCTGCGGAGAAAGCCATTGCGGACGGAATTTCCTGCCCGCGGCCGTATCCGCTGGATGAATTCTGGCGGGTGGCGGCCAGGCACGGGGTCCAGGCAGTGATCAACTCCGATGCCCATGATCCGGAGGTGCTGACAAAGTATATGGAGCTCGGGTACGATATGGCCGAGCGGAACGGGGTTGAGATCATCTACCCCTTTGGAAAATGAGAGCCAGGGTACATAACCTCCTTTTTTTACAGGGAGCCTGCCGGAAGGCAGGCTCTTCTGCTTTATGCAAATAAATAAAGATCAGATATTTCAGATAAAAAAATAAAGCCCGGAAGACGGGCTTTATATATGGGTTCATTGCGAAGAGACTTTCAGCACTCTATTACTTCTACTTGCATCTTTACACGGCATTCATCGGGACAAGATATTACGCTGCACTTGCTTTTCTCTTTACCCTGGTCAAGTTCTGCACCATTAAGCAAAGCCCATATGTCCGGATAGGCATAATGCCATAATTCCATACAAACAGGCGGGCATATTGTCTTATCTTCCGTTATGATAAACTCCTGTCCCTGCGTATGAAATCCACTTCTGCATCTGCTTTCAACGATCGTCAATTTCACTTTTCTTGTTGCAGCCATTGTTTACTC is a window encoding:
- a CDS encoding TIGR04076 family protein; this translates as MAATRKVKLTIVESRCRSGFHTQGQEFIITEDKTICPPVCMELWHYAYPDIWALLNGAELDQGKEKSKCSVISCPDECRVKMQVEVIEC